CAGGTATTCGGGAGATAGTATCCTCCCGCCGATCCGATCGCGCGCCTCTAAGACGATGCAAGATCGGTTTCTTTGCTGCAGCAGCCAGGCGGCATAGATGCCGCTGAGACCGCCGCCGATGATGAGGGTGTCGACTTTTTCCGTAGTCATGGTCGTTGCCGTCGCTTTCCATATTCGGTACTGACATTCGATAATCGCGGCCGTATCCAACCATTTCCATCCCCGGGCTGTCAATACATTGGGCGCTCACCAAAAAGGTCGGACGGTTCTCACAGGTTTTTTGAAATTGAATCTTTCTTCTTGTGCCCATGCCGAAATGCCACCTATCATAGGTATGTTTGACGGCACCGTAGAAAGTCCGGGATTCGTTTTTCCCGTCATCCCGGCGAACGCCGACATGACGCCTTTGCGACTTTTTAAAGTTTTATCATGCTGGACGGATTCTTAAAAAGCAGTTGCCGTCGTGTTTCGCGTCGGACGTCTGATGGATATCCGATGATCCCTTATGTCATGGATCGCTGCTCCTTTTTGGACATGACTTTGAATCGGCGAGGTTGAAATGCGGAAAAACGATGGAAAGCCTGCGCTGTCGTCGGTTTCTCGCGAGATGGGCGAACCTGTGCAAGTGTTGCCGGAAATCACATTGGATCCGCCCGGGCATTGGGTGGAAATCCTGGACATGTTCCACAACGGTGTTCTGATTCTCGATCGCAACGGTATCATCAAGGTTTACAACCGGGCCGCGCGCCGGATTTTCGGCGAGGACCGGGAAACTTCTCCCGGACGGCACATTCAGGAGGTGCGACCCGGGGTGTGGCCCGAGTTCCAGCGGATCATCGCAACCGGCCAACCCCAAATCGGACGCAAACTGAGCATTGCCGGCGCCACGGTTATCGCCAACCGCAGTCCGATCCTGATCGACGGGCAGGTGCAAGGGGTCATCTCCGTCTTTCAGGACATTTCCGAGTATGAGACGATCATTAGTGAATTGAAGAGTTTTCAGCGGTTGAACCGGGAACTGGAGGCGATCTTCGAGTCTTCCTATGACGGACTGTATATCACCGATGGAAAGGCCAACACCATCCGTGTCAACCGGGCCTACGAAAGGATCACCGGCCTTCGACGCGAAGACCTGATCGGTCGCAACATGCACGAGCTGGTCGATGAAAAGGTGTACGACCATTCCGTGACGCTGGAGGTGATCAAAAAGCGGCAACCGGTGACCCTCATGCAGGTGGTGAGCGGCGACAAGCAGGTCATTGTCACCGGAACGCCGATTTTTGACGATGAAGGCGAGATTGCGCTGGTGGTCACCAATGTCCGCAACATCACCGAGTTGAATCAGTTGAAGGCCGAGCTCGAAAACAGCCGGCGGATCGCCTCGCGCATGGCCCAGACGCTCTTGGAGCAGGATTCGGTCGAGCATGCCATGCAGCAGATGGTGGTCAAAAGCCAGAGCATGATGAAGGTCGTGCGAACGGCGATCAAGGTGGCCGGCACCCAGGCGCCCGTACTGCTTCAGGGGGAATCGGGTGTGGGCAAAAGCATGCTCGCCCGTTTCATCCACCAGATCAGCGACCGCAAAGAGCGGGTCTTCGTCAAGATCAATTGCGGCACCATTCCTCCCACGCTCATGGAAAGCGAGCTGTTCGGCTACGAGAAGGGCGCCTTTACCGGTGCCATGCCCGGAGGCAAAGCCGGAATGATCGAAACGGCGCACCTGGGAACGGTCTTCCTCGACGAAATCGCCGAATTGCGACCGGAAATGCAGATTAAACTCCTTGAGGTCATCGAAGACAAGACTTTCGTTCGGGTGGGCGGCACCCGCCCGGTGGAGGTGGATGTGCGGATCGTCGCGGCCACCAACCGGGACTTGCTGGAGATGATCCACGAGGGGACGTTTCGTGAGGATTTATACTATCGTTTGAACGTGGTCCCTATTTCGATTCCGCCCCTGCGTCGGCGGCGGGAAGATATCGTCCCGCTGGTTATGAAATTCGTGGACTCCCTCAACCGTCGCAACGGGACCGCCAAACGTTTCGATTCGCGGGTCATCGACCGGCTCATGGAATACGACTATCCTGGCAACGTGCGTGAGCTGATCAATATTGTCGAACGCATGATGATTCTGAGCGACGGAGAGCGGTTGTGTGCCCAGGACCTCCCCGAAGAGACATTTTCTCCTGCCTGTGCCTTTAATCTGCCCTCGGGGGTGGGCACCTTGAAAGCGTCGGTGCAGGCGCTGGAAACACAGATGATCAAGGCGGCCATCGAAAAAGAGGCATCCCTGGCCGCGGCGGCCCAATGCCTGGGGGTCCACCCCACGACCCTCTGGCGAAAAATCACCCGCTATGGGGTATCGGGTGATATTGCGAAAATGAAATGAGGCTGCATTTTTGCAATTCTGATATCTACCCGTTAGTATAAATAAAAATAAATCTCCCATCCTTTAAAGCCTGGATTATTGCTTAAATGCAATAATCAAAATAAATCCAATTCAAATTATGTATTTTTATAACTCCTTCAAAAACAGGGGGTTGTAATTTTTCAGGGGGAGTGGCACAGCCGTTGCTCTGTATCTTTTCTAACAGTTTGGTGCTCGCCGATAAATGGGGCAGGCAACCCCATATCTGTGGCGTATCTACAATCGAAAAGGAGGGAGCATGAAAAGAAATCTGTGCGTTTGTCTGGCAATCGTTCTGGGGGTGCTTTGCGCGTTGCCCATGGCCGTGCAAGCCCAGGAAAAGGTCATCCGGATCGGGGCCATGTATCCGATGACGGGTCGCGCTGGTCTTTACGGCATCGATTCGGTGGCCGCCGCCGAAATGGCCGTCGATGAAATCAACGGCAAGGGCGGGGCCAACGGCTACAAGATCGACATCACCTTCACAGACAGCAAGGCCAAGCCGGCCTATGCGGTGCGCGTGGCCACCCGGTATATCACCGAGGACCAGGTTCATTTTCTCTTCGGCATCGTCAGCTCCGGGGTGGGGCTGGCCGTAACCGAAATTTCCAAGCAGCACAAAAAAATCTTCATTGGCACCGATCACGCTTCCACCCAGCTCACATCCGACAAGCTGCAGCCCTACTATTTCCGGGTGGCCAACAATACCTTCCAATCCATGGCCGCCGGGGCACTTTATCTGCAGGAACTCCAGAAGAGCAAACCCTGGAAAACCATCGCCTACATCGGTCCGGACTATGCCTACGGCCACGATCAATGGAACGAGCTGCGCTTCAGCCTGGATCGGCTGGGGGTAAAATACCAGGTGGTGGGCGAATACTGGCCCAAACTCTTCGAACCGGATTACAACTCCTATGTCACCTCCCTGGTCAAGGACAATCCGGACATCCTGGTGACCGGGTTCTGGGGCGGTGATACCGTGGCCTTCATCAAGCAGGCCCAGGTGTATGGGCTCTTCAAGAAATCCCTCTACTTCCAGCCGGATGCCGGCGGCAACTACGAACTCATGAGCGCCATGGGCGCGGAACTGCCGGCGGGGCTTGTGCTGGGCGCCCGTCACTACAACAACTGGCCCGAAACTGAACTCAACCGGAAATTCGTCGCCGATTTTCACAAGCGCACCGGCCGCTATCCGACCTACGCCGCCGAAGGCGCCTATGCGGGCGTCTATGCCATCGCCGAGGCGGTGAAAGTCGTTGGCAATCCCGACGACACCGAAGCATTGGTCAAGGCACTCGAGGGATTGAAGATCAAACTGCCCGAGGATCCGGATGGGTTCACCTCCTACATGGATCCGGCCACCCATCAGATCATGCAGGTGCAGGCCATCGGTGTGACCATGCCCAACACAGATTTCCCACCGGCAAAAATGATGCTGGGTGATTGGAAGATCTACAAGGCAGAAGATATCGCACCCCCGCCGGGGTACCCCAACAAGTAGGCACCGTCGAAAGAGAACCAATGAAATGGCGGGGGCCCTCGGAGCGATGTGGCGCATGACGCCGACCGGGCCTCCGCCAATCTTCCGGTATAGGAATTCGTCCCATGGATGTCTCTTTTCTTCTCACGCAGTTCATCAGCGGTCTGACCATGGCGACCCTGCTTTTCCTGGTGGCCAGCGGCCTGACGCTCATCTTCGGGGTCGGCAATGTCTTTAATTTCGCCCACGGCTCTTTCTACATGCTCGGTGCCTACTTCGGCTATCAATTCGTGTCGGTGTGGAGCACCAATTTCTGGATCGCTCTACTCCTTTCGGGCGTTTGCGTCGGATTGTTCGGCATGCTGGCCGAGTTCGCCTTTTTAAGGCGCATCTATGGTCGTGCCAATGAAGGGGGATTTCAAATCCTGCTGACCTACGCCTTTATCCTGATCATCGACGATCTGGTCAAGCTGACCTGGGGCGCGGAGTATAAGTCATTGCCCCGTCCGACCGGTTTCGGCGGTGCGATCCAATTGGGGGATCTTTTCATCCCCGCCTACAACCTGTTGATTATCGCCATCGGGGTGATCGTTGTGGTGGCGGCCTGGTGGATCCTGTCCCATACTCGACCGGGGCAGGTGGCCCGCGCCGCGGCCGTCGATCGTGAAATCGTCAGTGTGTTAGGGGTCAACGTTCCCATGACAATGACTCTCGTATTCGGTATTGCCACGGCGCTGGGCGGCATGGCCGGCGCGCTGGCCGCGCCGCTGCGAACCGTGACGCCGGGTGCCGGAATCGAGGTCATCATCGATTCGCTGATCGTTGTGGTGCTCGGCGGCATGGGCAATTTCTGGGGTGCCTGGTTCGGTGCGCTGCTGATCGGCGAAGTCAACGCCTTTGCCGTGGCCGTCGTGCCCCAATGGGCCACATTGTTCAGTTTCCTGGTGATGGTCGTCGTGTTGATCTTTAAACCGGAAGGGCTCTTTGCTGCGCGCAAGGTGAGGAAGGTATGACAAATCTGGGTACACGCAATCTCAAGGCGGCATCCCTGTGGGCGTTCATCGTGCTGATCTTCGTTCTGGTGCCGGTCCTCTCCACGTCGTCCTACCAGGTGAATCTGGCCTGCCATGTCTTGATCTGGAGCCTGTTCGCGGTCTCTTTCAATATGCTCTGGGGGATTACGGGCATGCTCTCCTTGGGACAGGCGCTCTACTACGGATTGGGGGCCTACAGTGTGGGGCTGATGGTCGATCATCTGGGCCGGCAGTGGTACCTGCCGGCCATGGGCCTGGGGTTGCTGGCCGCCGCGGCGCTGGCCCTGCTGTTGGGCCTGCTGGTGATCCGGGTCGGCGGCGTCTATTTCACCATGCTTACCTTGGCATTCGCCCAGCTCGGATGGCAGATCACCTTCAAATGGTACGATTTTACCGGTGGCGACGACGGTATTCAGGGGATCATACCACCCGGCATCCTCGAGAGCGGCACGGTCTATTACTATTTTGTCCTGGCCGTGGTGATGCTCTCCATATGGATCCTCAAGCGCATGGCCTTCAGCCCCTTTGGCCTGGTGTTGCGCTGCGTGCAGCAGAATCCCGATCGCGTCCGCTTTCTGGGACGACGCGTGCGGCGCAACCAGCTGCGGGTGTACGTCATCTCTTCTCTTTTTTCCGCCTTGGCCGGGTCCTTGATGGCCGGGGTGGATGGCTCGATCCACACCGATATGTTGTTCTGGACCACCTCAGGCGAGGTGATCCTCATGTCCGTACTCGGCGGCATCAACCAATTCTTCGGTCCCTTCGTGGGCGCCACCGTGATTATTTTGATCGAAGACTTGGTCGGTGCACACACCGAATATTGGTCGCTGATCATCGGGATCATCATCATGGTGATCGTGCTCGTTTTTCCCAAGGGAGTGGTGGGCGAGGCGATGCGCGCCAAATCGCTACTGGCAAAAACCGGTGAGGGGAGGTGACCATGACTCCCATGCTGCAACTCGATGCGGTGGACAAGGCCTTCGGTGGACTGCGGGTGACCTCCAATGTCTCGTTTTCAGTCATGCCTGGTGAGATTTCGGCCATCATCGGCCCCAACGGCGCGGGTAAAACCACCCTGTTCAATCAGATCACGGGCCATTTGCTGTGCGATCGCGGAGCCATCCTGTTTCAGGGGGAGAATCTCGTCGGAAAGCCGCCCCAGCAGATCGTGGCCAGGGGCATCGGACGCGCCTTTCAGATCGCATCCATCTTTCCCGACGAGACCGTCCTGGACAACGTTCGCGTGGCCTGCCTCTCCAAACTGGGACAAACACGCAAGTACTGGCGCAATGTCGTCGATTTCAAACAGGCCACCGACGAGGCCCACGCGATTCTCGACAGCCTGGGGCTGGATGACCAGGCCCGACGGCCGGCTTTTGAACTGGCCCACGGCGATCAGAAGCTGCTCGATATCGGCATCGCCCTGGCCCTCAAGCCCAAATTGTTGTTGCTCGACGAACCCACGGCCGGCATGTCTCCCGACGAGCGGCAGCAGACCCGGGAACTGATCAAGCAGCTCTGGAAGCGTTATGATCTGACGCTGGTCTTCATCGAGCACGATATGGACATGGTCTTCGGTATCGCCCAGGTCGTGCGGGTCCTGCAGCAGGGGGCTTTGCTGGCCGAAGGGACGCCCGAGGAGATCCGCGCCAACAAGCAGGTGATCACCGCCTATCTGGGAGAAGACTTTTAATGGAGAGCATTCTCAAAGCCGTTGGCCTGAACACATTTTATGACCGCAGCCACATTCTTTTCGACGTGGGTATCGATGTGGAGCCCGGTGAGACGGTCTGCCTGATGGGGCGCAACGGGGTCGGTAAGACCACCACCTTTCGCTCGTTGATCGGGCTCACACCTCCCCGAAGCGGCAAAATCGAATTCAAGGGAAAGACTTGCACCGGCCTGGCGGCGCACAAAATGGCCCGCATGGGTTTGGGGTTCGTGCCCGAAGACCGCCGCATCCTGGGGCCCTTCAGCGTGCGCGAAAACCTCGAGCTGGGGCGCATACCGGGCCGCCACGGCCGTTGGAATCTGGATTCGGTGTTTGCCCAGTTCCCTGCCCTGGCCGAAATGTCCGAACGGCTGGGCGGTACCCTGTCGGGCGGCGAGCAGCAGATGCTCACCATCGCCCGGGCGCTCATGGGCAATCCGGATGTGCTGATGCTCGACGAACCCTCCGAAGGGCTCTCGCCGGTGATCGTCAGCGATATGAAACGCCTCGTGCTGGACTTGAAGTCGGCCGACACCACCATTCTGCTGTCCGAGCAGAACCTGAAGTTCGCCCTGGCTGTGTCGGACCGGGTCGTCGTGCTCGACAAGGGTCATGTGGTCTACACCGGCAGTGTCGGCGAATTTCAAAAGGAAGACCAGGTGCACAAGAAATATCTGGCGGTTTGATCGATCAACCGTGTCAGAGCCAACCCAACGGCTATCATTTTCGAGAAAGGATATCACCATGAACGCGATCCATCTGTTCCAAACCACACCCCGAATCGTGATGGGTCCCGGCTGCCTCGATCAGATCCAAAGCGAGATCAAGCGCATGGGCTGCGATCGGGTCATGATCGTCACCGATCCCGGGATCGTGCAGGCTGGCATCGCCGGGCGGCTGGAAGAAATTCTCGCTGGCGCCGGCATCGCCTTTTCACGCTTCGACCAGGTGACTCCCGATCCCAATCTGGATGTCGCCCGGCAGGCGATCGATGCGTTGCGGGCCTCCGGGGCCCAGGTAGTCGTCGGCCTGGGAGGCGGATCGGCCATCGACATCGCCAAGACATCGGCCCTGCTGGTGGACAACGGCGGGCAGCTGACCGATTACTTCGGCATCGACCTGGTGCCCAAAGCAGGACGCGGAACGATCATCGTCCCGACCACGGCCGGCACCGGCAGCGAAGTGACCCCCATCGTGATTCTCTCGGATGAGGCGGAAAAGCTGAAAAAGGGGATCGTGAGCCCCTATCTAATTCCTTCGGTTGCGATTCTCGATCCGGCCCTCACGTTGGATCTGCCGCCTCACGTCACCGCCGCCACCGGCATGGATGCGTTGATTCACGCGGTGGAGGCCTTCACCTCCAAGAACGCCTTTCCCATGAGCGACATGCTGGCTTGCAGGGCCATCGAGTTGATCGCCGCCAACATTCGCACCGCTTACGCCAACGGCCAGGACCTGGCGGCGCGCACCTGCATGCTCGAAGGCAGCCTGCTGGCCGGCATGGCCTTCGCCAATGCCGGCGTGACCGCAGTGCACGCTTTTGCCTATCCCATCGGGGCGGAGTTCCATATCCCGCACGGGGTGGCAAACAGCATCATGCTGGCGTCGGTCATGGAGTTCAACATGCTCGGCAATTTGAAGAAGTTTGCGCAGATGGCAAGCCTGCTGGGGGAGTGTACCGAGGGGTTGAGCGAGCGCGACATGGCCCTGGCGACGGTCAAGTCCCTGCGCACGCTCGCCGCGGATCTTCAGATCCCCAAGCACCTGAGCCGCTTCGGCGTCAAGGAGTCGGATATACCGGTGCTGGCCGCGGGAGTGATGAAGGTTACGCGTCTGCTGGCCAACAACCCTCGTGTGATGACGCAGAAAGATGCTGAACGTATTTATCTGAGCGTGCTTTGAGAGGGGTCAAGGGATGTGTTTCAAATCAAGGAGGAGATGCCCTCATGTTCGGTTTTTATAACATGGCGCTCAGGGTCGATGTGACCCAAAGCGCTTTTGAACTGCAGATGATTTCGGACGAGGTTCTCGCCCGGACGCTGGGCGGCAAAGGGCTCGCCACCCATTTGTTGCTGGCGCACAACCCGCAGGGCGTCGATCCGCTCTCCGCGGACAACCATATCATTTTCGCCGCCGGTCCGGTAGCCGGCAGCAGCATATGGGGATCGTGTCGTTACGGCGTCTTTTCCAAGTCTCCCCAGACCGGTTTTTATTCCGAATCCTATTCCGGGGGACGCGTGGCCGAAAACATCGCTGCATGCGGTTTCGACGCCATCGTGATCCACGGGACCTCAGACACACCGATCTGGCTGGAGATCTGCGAAGAGACGGTCTACTTTCACAGCGCCGAAGAGCTCTGGGGACTGGACACTTACGGCACCGAAGATCGCGTCAAGGCCTGGGTCAAGGAGAACCGTCCCGGCGCGGGCAGCTGCGGCGTCGTTTGCATCGGCCCGGCCGGGGAGAACCTCATCTCCTTTGCCGTCATCGAGAACGACTATTGGCGCAGCGCCGGTCGGACCGGGGTGGGCGCTATTCTGGGCGCCAAGAAGATCAAGGCTATCGCCTTTCACGGCAAACGCAAAAAAGCCTTTGCCGACGATGCCTTGGTGCGTGCCTTTTCCAAGGAGCTGGCCATCGAAGGCAAAGAGAACGCCGGCGTGATCGCATACAAGACCAAGGGCACCCCCATGCTGGTGGATGTGATGAACAAGGCGGGAGGTTTTCCCACCCGGTACTGGCAGAAAGGGCGTTTCGAAGGGGCCAGTAAGATCAACGCCGACGCCCTGCACCAGCGCTGCGATGTCAAACCCCATGCGTGTTTGAAATGTTTCATGGCGTGCGGGCGCCTCTCCACGGTCAAGGAGGGGCGTCATGCGGGACTGCAGGTGGAAGGCCCCGAATACGAAACGATCTACGCCTTTGGTGGCTTGTGCGAGATCGACAGCATCGAGGAGATTATCTACCTCAACGATATTTGCGACCGCCTGGGAATGGATACCATCAGCGCCGGTAATCTGGCCGCCCTGACCATCGAGGCCGCCCGTCAGGGGCGCATCGATCGCGTCATCGATTACGGCGACGTGGATGCCATCGCCCAGCTGCTGGCCGATATCGCTTACCGCAAGGATATCGGCGAGACGTTGGCCCGGGGCATTCGCACGGCCGCCGATGCCTGGGGCATGGCGGACCAGGCCATTCACGTCAAAGGCCTGGAACCGGCCGGATACGATCCGCGGGTGCTCAAGGGCATGGGGCTGGCCTATGGTTCTTCCGACCGCGGCGCCTGCCACCTGCGGGCCACTTTCTACAAGCCGGAGCTGGCCGGTATCGTCGATCCGGAAAAGATCGAGGGCAAGGCCGCCGTTTTCACCGAGTGGGAAGACCGGCTGACCCTCTTTGATACCTTGATCTTGTGCCGCTTTTATAGGGATCTCTACCAATGGGAGCAACTCGGGACCATGATCAAGGGCACCACCGGCCTGGATCTGGGCACTGAGGGGATGAGACGCATCGCCGCCCACGTCAGTGACGACACCCGCCGGTTCAACCTGCGCGAAGGGCTCCGGCCAGAAGACGACATGCTGCCCCCGCGATTCCATCGCGAAGCGCTGCCCGAGAGCGGCAAGGTGATCACCGAAGATCAGATGAAGCGCCTCATGGCGGACTACTACGCGGCCCGCGGATGGGACCCGGAGGGAAAGCCGCCGGACGCCTAACGCAATGGCACACCCCGCCTGCGCAAGAAGGCCGCCCCTTTTCAAAGGGGCGGCCTTCGTTGTTTCGGGTCTTGCGGAAGCCGGCGCGTTGACCACGGGTGCGCCACGCCGGCGTGTCCGATTTTACTTGTGGGCCTTGTACCCCATTGGCAGCTTCTTGAAGCGTCCGCCATAGAGGATCGGATCACCCTTGTACCCCAGGGATTTGAAGTCGATATAATCGGTCGAGCCGATGAGGTGGCTTACATCCCGGCCCTGGGAGGCCATGTAGCTGAAGTCGGTTCCTTTGTGGGCGATGGTTTTGAAATCCACATTTCGGCTGTCCTGGTGGCAGCGGTCGCAGGTGCGTTCACCTTTGAGGCTGTCATGGCACTGCACGCACGAGAGCGCCATGGGGGCCGGCATCACCTCGTGCTGTACGCCCCAGAACATGCGGGTCGTGATCCATTTGACCTTGCCGCTGTAGGGCATGTTGGCCGCTTTCATGCCATCGGTGAAGGCTTTCTGCCAGTCGAGATTCTTCCAGTAGGCCGTCGTGTCGTCCTTGTCGCGGGGAAACAGATGGGGCACGAGCAGGTACTTGTGCTCCTGGTCCACGGGTTGAACACCGGCCATGATCTTGAACGGCGAGATTTTGGAGTTGGGGTCGTTGATGGAGCCCACCGGTTCGGCGATGTTGACCCCGTCCGGCGCGTCGATGTCCATGCGGTCGCCCAGCAGCACGCGCTTCATGAAGCCGCCATACCATCGGTAGACCGGTTTGGCCGACTCTTTCCAGACGAAATCGCCCTTCATCCAGTTGTAGTCTTCCATGCCGTACTTGTCTTTTTGGGGTTTGCGCGTCTTGTCGCCGGCCGTAGACCAGTCCCACCATGTCTTGGTGGGCTTGCATTTGGCATAGACCGGGGCATGGCAGGTGGTACAGGCGATGTTGTCCGAGTGTTTGTTCAGATGGTGATCGAGCAGTTTGCCACCATAGTGCGGCCTGTTGGTGTGGCAGTTTTCGCATTCCCGGCTGCCTTCCACCACGGGTACCGAGCTGCTGCGGCCGGCGATTTTGTGGTTGCGGGTGCGGTGGCACTCCGCGCATTGAAAGTCGTAGCCGCCCATGTGGATGTCGCAGTTACGCTCGGGGTGCAGCAGTTGGCGCGAAAGGTCGGCGTGTTTGACCGCTTCGCCGCCGCCGCCGTTGAAGTGACAGTCCCCACAGGTCTTGCGGGTGGTGTGGCCGACGCTCTTGGCCACCTTGACGAGATCTACGCTGGGATCGGGCATGCCGGCCCCGGTGGGAATTTTTTTATAGGTGCCGGTGGTGTCGTGACACACCAGGCAATCGATTTTGGTCATGTCCGTGAAATCGAAGGTCGCGTCTTTCCAACCGTATCCTGCGTGGCAGCTTGTGCAACGAGCCTCGTTGCTGATGATGCTCACTCAGAAATTGTTCACGGCGGTTGTCGCTTTGCCGTGATGGACCGCCTTGCGATGGTCGAGCGTATATGGAGAAGGGCCCTTCCAGAGCCAGTGGGCCGTGGAGAGCATGTCCTGGCCCGCGGCCTTGTGGCAGCGCAGGCACTCGGACGTGACCTGGGAGGGTTCCGGGTTGTCGGGCAGCTGCACCAGGTCCTTGTGATCCGGTACGTTTTTCTGATGGCAGCCGATGCATCCGACCGGCCCTTTCTCCATCTCCTCGTGGCATGCCATGCACTGCTGGTGATAGGCGGCTTTCAGGCCGATGCACTCGGGATGATCCGTCCGGAACGCCTCCTGGTGGCAGGCCGAGCAGCGCACGGTTTCCGACGCGCTCTCATCGGCCGGCCGGAAGTGGTGGCACAATGCGCAGTCCTGGGTAATGGCGGCATGCTTGCTGTGCATGAAGCGCACCGGACCGTAGCGGTCTTCGGTGCGCTTGATGATCGGGCTGTCGAGCAGCAGGTAGCTGTGGGCCTGGTCCTTGACGCCATACCCCTCGTCGCGGAGTCGTTGCTGGCGGCAGAGCTTGCACTCGTCGCGCACCTCGGCGACAAACGGGACCACCTCCTGGGCGCGTTTTTGGGCTTCGACCTGGTCGGGGGCGAACCATGCCGCAGATTCGGGCGCCTTTGCGGTTTCGGTCTCGGGCGGCGCGGCGGCGGCCATTGCCCGGGCAGGGAGCTGAATCCCGATGCCGACCATAAAGGCCGCCAACACAAGCCCCAGGGGAACCACTGATTTCAAATGCTTCATTGTCAACCTCCGGCGGAGCCGGTTGCAGGCAGGAACCTTTGGGATCATGCGGCCACCTCCTTTTCCGGTTTGTTGAGAACCGGCAGATGTGTGACGAGAAAGCGATAGATCAGCATCAACCCGGCGATCAGGCCCGCGGTGATGGCGACTTCGCCGATGGACGGAAAGTAATGGGCTTCGCTGACCGGCGGGCGGTACCCCACCACAAAGACATTCACGCGATTGAGCAGCACGCCGCCCACGATCATGGTGCAGGCGATAAAGAGCCAGCGGCGCGATTGACGCACCTTGGGCGAGAGCAGCATCAGCCAGGGCACCAGCACGCCGATGATCATTTCGATGAGAAACGCATTGGTCTGGGCCTTGCCGTCCAGCAGGTAGACGTAGGTTTTTCGAATGACCATGTCGCCCACCTTCAGGGCCAGATAGATGCCCAGCAGAAAGACGGTGAAGCGGGTCAACGGCGTCAATATCTTCATCTCGGAATCGAGTTTCAGGCTGGTGGTGGCCAATGTGGCCTCGAACACCACCATGGGGTAACCCACTGCGATGGCCGAGGTGAGGAAGAGCAACGGCAGGATCGGGGTGTACCACAGCGGGTGGAGTTTTGTGGGCGCGATGAGCATGAGCGCCCCCAGACTCGACTGGTGCATGCACGACAGCACCACGCCGGCGATGATGAACACCCACATGATCTTGGAAAGCACCTTGTCCGCCAGGGTCAGCAAACCGTCGATCGCCCGGTTCAGCGCATCCGGGGCGCCGGGCAACCGCACCCGTCCCTTGAACCGATCGATCACCATGGGTAGGAATTCGATGTAGAGCACGTTCAGGTAGAAC
This Desulfatitalea tepidiphila DNA region includes the following protein-coding sequences:
- a CDS encoding sigma 54-interacting transcriptional regulator translates to MRKNDGKPALSSVSREMGEPVQVLPEITLDPPGHWVEILDMFHNGVLILDRNGIIKVYNRAARRIFGEDRETSPGRHIQEVRPGVWPEFQRIIATGQPQIGRKLSIAGATVIANRSPILIDGQVQGVISVFQDISEYETIISELKSFQRLNRELEAIFESSYDGLYITDGKANTIRVNRAYERITGLRREDLIGRNMHELVDEKVYDHSVTLEVIKKRQPVTLMQVVSGDKQVIVTGTPIFDDEGEIALVVTNVRNITELNQLKAELENSRRIASRMAQTLLEQDSVEHAMQQMVVKSQSMMKVVRTAIKVAGTQAPVLLQGESGVGKSMLARFIHQISDRKERVFVKINCGTIPPTLMESELFGYEKGAFTGAMPGGKAGMIETAHLGTVFLDEIAELRPEMQIKLLEVIEDKTFVRVGGTRPVEVDVRIVAATNRDLLEMIHEGTFREDLYYRLNVVPISIPPLRRRREDIVPLVMKFVDSLNRRNGTAKRFDSRVIDRLMEYDYPGNVRELINIVERMMILSDGERLCAQDLPEETFSPACAFNLPSGVGTLKASVQALETQMIKAAIEKEASLAAAAQCLGVHPTTLWRKITRYGVSGDIAKMK
- a CDS encoding ABC transporter substrate-binding protein — protein: MKRNLCVCLAIVLGVLCALPMAVQAQEKVIRIGAMYPMTGRAGLYGIDSVAAAEMAVDEINGKGGANGYKIDITFTDSKAKPAYAVRVATRYITEDQVHFLFGIVSSGVGLAVTEISKQHKKIFIGTDHASTQLTSDKLQPYYFRVANNTFQSMAAGALYLQELQKSKPWKTIAYIGPDYAYGHDQWNELRFSLDRLGVKYQVVGEYWPKLFEPDYNSYVTSLVKDNPDILVTGFWGGDTVAFIKQAQVYGLFKKSLYFQPDAGGNYELMSAMGAELPAGLVLGARHYNNWPETELNRKFVADFHKRTGRYPTYAAEGAYAGVYAIAEAVKVVGNPDDTEALVKALEGLKIKLPEDPDGFTSYMDPATHQIMQVQAIGVTMPNTDFPPAKMMLGDWKIYKAEDIAPPPGYPNK
- a CDS encoding branched-chain amino acid ABC transporter permease; amino-acid sequence: MDVSFLLTQFISGLTMATLLFLVASGLTLIFGVGNVFNFAHGSFYMLGAYFGYQFVSVWSTNFWIALLLSGVCVGLFGMLAEFAFLRRIYGRANEGGFQILLTYAFILIIDDLVKLTWGAEYKSLPRPTGFGGAIQLGDLFIPAYNLLIIAIGVIVVVAAWWILSHTRPGQVARAAAVDREIVSVLGVNVPMTMTLVFGIATALGGMAGALAAPLRTVTPGAGIEVIIDSLIVVVLGGMGNFWGAWFGALLIGEVNAFAVAVVPQWATLFSFLVMVVVLIFKPEGLFAARKVRKV
- a CDS encoding branched-chain amino acid ABC transporter permease, encoding MTNLGTRNLKAASLWAFIVLIFVLVPVLSTSSYQVNLACHVLIWSLFAVSFNMLWGITGMLSLGQALYYGLGAYSVGLMVDHLGRQWYLPAMGLGLLAAAALALLLGLLVIRVGGVYFTMLTLAFAQLGWQITFKWYDFTGGDDGIQGIIPPGILESGTVYYYFVLAVVMLSIWILKRMAFSPFGLVLRCVQQNPDRVRFLGRRVRRNQLRVYVISSLFSALAGSLMAGVDGSIHTDMLFWTTSGEVILMSVLGGINQFFGPFVGATVIILIEDLVGAHTEYWSLIIGIIIMVIVLVFPKGVVGEAMRAKSLLAKTGEGR
- a CDS encoding ABC transporter ATP-binding protein — protein: MTPMLQLDAVDKAFGGLRVTSNVSFSVMPGEISAIIGPNGAGKTTLFNQITGHLLCDRGAILFQGENLVGKPPQQIVARGIGRAFQIASIFPDETVLDNVRVACLSKLGQTRKYWRNVVDFKQATDEAHAILDSLGLDDQARRPAFELAHGDQKLLDIGIALALKPKLLLLDEPTAGMSPDERQQTRELIKQLWKRYDLTLVFIEHDMDMVFGIAQVVRVLQQGALLAEGTPEEIRANKQVITAYLGEDF
- a CDS encoding ABC transporter ATP-binding protein; protein product: MESILKAVGLNTFYDRSHILFDVGIDVEPGETVCLMGRNGVGKTTTFRSLIGLTPPRSGKIEFKGKTCTGLAAHKMARMGLGFVPEDRRILGPFSVRENLELGRIPGRHGRWNLDSVFAQFPALAEMSERLGGTLSGGEQQMLTIARALMGNPDVLMLDEPSEGLSPVIVSDMKRLVLDLKSADTTILLSEQNLKFALAVSDRVVVLDKGHVVYTGSVGEFQKEDQVHKKYLAV